Part of the Pseudodesulfovibrio mercurii genome is shown below.
CCTTCCACTTCGACGGCCGCGACTTCTCCGTCACCGCCTCCATCGGCGTGGCCTCCGTGGAAGGCGGCTCCCTGTCCGCCTCCGACGACGACCTCGTGCTCAAGGCCGACAAGGCCCTCTACCAGGCCAAAAACAACGGCCGCAACATGGTCGTCGTCTCCGGCCAGAAAACCACCAGCGCCCAAAACGCCGTGCAATAACACCACCCCGACCCTTCACCAGAACGCCCCGCCCGGACCACCCGCCCGAGCGGGGCTTTTTCGTGGGCCGGGGAGAGCGGGGGAGGCCTCCGGCGGCCCTACCGGGGGTCGCCTTCGGCGGGACCAGAGAACCCTTTGGAAAGGGTTCTCTGGACTCTCCCAAACTTTTTGTGTGCCTTCGGCGGGGGCGGGGGGGCGCGGGGATGTGTGCGGGAGGGGAGAGAAGAGGAGGGGAGCGGGAGGGGGGAGATCGTTTGCGGGGGGGGGTGGCGGTGCGCGGGGAGACGGTGTCCCGAAGGGTTCGCGCCGGACGGCCACGGGCCTCGGAGGGCCGCCCGGCGCGAACCCTTCGGGACGGTTGCCCAACGCCGCAGGCGGGTGGGCGGAACCCGCTAACGCGGTTTCGCGGCGTTGGTAAAAGGCGGCGGAGCGGTAGGTGTTTTCGCGCTATTCCCAAACCAAAAAAATAAACCCCCGCGATTTCGGGCAGAAAAAACGGCGTGCATTTTCTTGTGAAGAAGCACGCCGTGCTGTCCGTTTTTTCTGCTCGAAATCGCACACCGGCACGGCTGAAGGCGTCCCTTGCCAAGCCTTCCGCCGCCGCACGTATCTGAGCGCAGCGAACATGGGGGTGCAGGGGGCCTTGCTCCCTGCCGGGTCCAGGGCAGCGCCCTGGCCGCCGGAGGCATTCCCCGTGCCGTATTCAGGACCCTGTCAAGTTGATTTTTTATACCTCTCAAGCGTTTTTTTCATACATTCGCCGACATTTCGGGGGTGGCGGAAAAACCGGGCCTATACTCCGGGCAAACATTTTAACCGGAGGATTTGCATCATGGGTGGATCTGAACAATTGCTGGGGACCGTTTTCGGCGGGTTGACCAACCTGTTGGGGGTCGCCGTCGGCGGATCGCAAGACGACGCCTTGAAGGAGGAGCGGGAGGCGCGTGCGCGCGAGGAGGCCCGCAAGGAGACAGAGGAGCGTCGCCGGGACCGGGACAAGGTGCTGGAGGCGCGTGAGGTGGAGGACAAGCGCGGTTCGGAGAGTCTGCTTTCCCAGGGCGCGGCGTCGTTGACGGAGGACCCCGAGGTCTCGGCCAGGGCGTTGAAGACCAAGTTGGGGGAGTAGCATGGACAGAACCGAACTGGCCCGTTCCCTGCTGAAGCGCTTTTCCGGACTGGAGGAGGCCCGCCGTCCGTGGGTGTCTTCGTGGCAGGAGCTTACGGAATACATGTTGCCCCGCAAGAACAGCTTTGCCGGGCCCGGCGGGCACACCCTCGGGCGCGGCCGGGCCGGGGACGAGCGCATCTTCGATTCCACGCCGCTGCATGCGCTGGAGCTTTTGGCCTCGTCGTTGGGCGGACTGCTGACCAATCCTTCGCTGCCGTGGTTCGACATCTCGGTGAAGGACCGGGCCAAGGGCGACGCGGACGAGGTGCGCGCATTCATGCAGGAGGCGCGGGAGCGCATGGTCGCGGTCTTCAACAGCGAGGACACCGGGTTCCAGGCGCACGTGCACGAGTTGTATCTGGACGTGGCCCTGCTGGGCACGGCGGTGATGTACGTGGAGGCGGACCCGACCTCGGTGGTCCGGTTCTCGGCGCGGCCGCTGGGCGAGGTCTTCGTGGCCGAGTCCGCGCGCGGCCAGGTGGACACGGTGTACCGCCGGTACGAGGTCACGGCCCGCCAGGCCATCCAGGAGTGGGGCGCGGCCTGTTCGGACGAGACCCGGCGCAAGGGCGAGGACCGGCCCGAGGAGCCGGTGGAGGTCCTGCACGCGGTCTTTCCGCGCATGGACCGCGACCCGGCGGGATTCGGCTCGGCGCATTTCCCCTTTGCCAGCGTGTACATGGAGGTCAAGAACAGCCACGTGCTGGAGGAGAGCGGCTATCTGGAGATGCCGTACATGGTCCCGCGCTGGGCCAAGGCCGCGGGCGAGACCTACGGCCGGGGGCCGGGGCAGACCGCGTTGTCGGACGTGCGCGTGCTCAACGCCATGGCCCGGACCGCGCTCATGGCGGCGGAGAAGATGTCCGATCCGCCGCTGATGGTCCCGGACGACGGCTTTCTCGGGCCGGTCCGTTCCGGTCCGGGCGGGCTGTCCTATTACCGGGCCGGGTCCACGGACCGCATCGAGGCCTTGCCGGTGAACGTGGACCTGCGCGCGGCCGAGGAGATGATGAACGGCCGCCGGGAGTCCATCGGCCGGATATTCCTGTCCGATCAGCTGGCCCCGGAGGGGCCGGCGGTCACGGCCACGGAGGCGGTCATCCGCCAGGCCGAGAAGATGCGCGTGCTCGGCCCGGTGCTGGGCCGGTTGCAGACCGAGTTCCTCAGCCCGCTGATCCGGCGGGTGTTCCGGGTCATGCTG
Proteins encoded:
- a CDS encoding portal protein; this encodes MDRTELARSLLKRFSGLEEARRPWVSSWQELTEYMLPRKNSFAGPGGHTLGRGRAGDERIFDSTPLHALELLASSLGGLLTNPSLPWFDISVKDRAKGDADEVRAFMQEARERMVAVFNSEDTGFQAHVHELYLDVALLGTAVMYVEADPTSVVRFSARPLGEVFVAESARGQVDTVYRRYEVTARQAIQEWGAACSDETRRKGEDRPEEPVEVLHAVFPRMDRDPAGFGSAHFPFASVYMEVKNSHVLEESGYLEMPYMVPRWAKAAGETYGRGPGQTALSDVRVLNAMARTALMAAEKMSDPPLMVPDDGFLGPVRSGPGGLSYYRAGSTDRIEALPVNVDLRAAEEMMNGRRESIGRIFLSDQLAPEGPAVTATEAVIRQAEKMRVLGPVLGRLQTEFLSPLIRRVFRVMLRGGALPPFPEGLSPDDLEVRYTSSVTRAQKQYEAQGLAQVMEYLSPLVGGRDAFGIMDNFDTDRVARHVAELFNIPSDYLKSEDRVVEGRTQKQRVASSQQTASTVANAAAIAKTLSEAYTDRPSALTELWGMLTGMLGAKAGAEAAQPASAQTDPAAYEEAPHA